In the Zestosphaera sp. genome, one interval contains:
- a CDS encoding TldD/PmbA family protein: MSEALELGREVVSKLRESYDDVAVLMRTRDRVMVKLWNTEPSVTQSWLTTDVSLLLTKARKVLILEFSVGRPEEVLKAIEKISSVVERVEESELYAPLPEPQEVKPIEGLFDTKVINAMKDPGILTKLMVDAALSEGAERIAGTLTLSSDERVLVTSKGFEKSEKKTLVEAYLRVFKNEFSGHWAYGSTHVNEGEIKEVGRKAGLYASITNSRADLQPGKYDVVLSPLVVGNLMNYVAFMSSALAVLMGYSMFMRFKPGDKIASEKLTLVDVPRDPTLPNVASFDDEGVPTYNKPIIEKGVFYNLLHNSGTATKLGVKSTGNAGWIMPNPWNLYMEPGSLREDELVSELRNGVIITNNWYTRLQNYVEGTFSTVARDATLLVKDGEIVGNVGRIRIATSFPELLNSIEELTRQTYDVTWWEVRTPIRAPYVLARNINLTKPYI; encoded by the coding sequence GTGAGTGAGGCTCTTGAGCTAGGAAGGGAAGTAGTTAGTAAGTTGAGAGAAAGCTATGATGACGTAGCAGTCCTTATGAGAACTCGCGATAGAGTTATGGTGAAGCTTTGGAATACCGAGCCTTCAGTAACTCAGAGTTGGCTAACTACGGACGTGTCCTTGCTACTAACTAAAGCGAGGAAAGTATTAATACTAGAATTCTCTGTTGGGAGACCTGAGGAAGTCCTTAAAGCTATTGAGAAGATATCAAGTGTTGTTGAGAGGGTTGAGGAGTCAGAACTCTATGCCCCCCTACCAGAACCGCAGGAAGTTAAGCCTATCGAGGGACTCTTTGATACTAAAGTAATTAACGCGATGAAGGACCCAGGTATACTAACTAAGTTAATGGTTGATGCAGCTTTATCTGAGGGTGCTGAGAGAATTGCAGGTACTCTAACTTTAAGCAGTGATGAAAGAGTCTTAGTTACTAGCAAGGGATTTGAGAAAAGTGAAAAGAAAACGTTAGTTGAGGCTTACTTAAGAGTATTTAAGAACGAATTCAGTGGTCATTGGGCTTACGGATCAACACATGTGAACGAGGGGGAAATTAAGGAAGTCGGGAGGAAGGCTGGCTTATATGCTTCAATAACTAACAGTAGAGCGGACTTGCAACCAGGCAAGTATGATGTGGTTCTTTCCCCGCTTGTAGTAGGTAACCTAATGAATTATGTGGCGTTCATGTCTTCAGCACTAGCAGTCCTAATGGGTTATTCGATGTTCATGAGGTTTAAACCCGGAGATAAGATAGCTTCAGAGAAACTCACGCTAGTAGATGTGCCAAGAGACCCCACCCTACCTAATGTAGCGTCTTTTGACGATGAAGGAGTCCCTACTTACAACAAACCCATAATAGAGAAAGGAGTGTTCTATAACTTACTCCACAACTCAGGTACGGCAACTAAGCTTGGAGTTAAATCGACTGGCAATGCTGGGTGGATAATGCCTAACCCGTGGAATCTGTACATGGAGCCTGGAAGTCTTAGAGAAGATGAGTTAGTTAGCGAGTTGAGAAACGGAGTAATAATAACGAACAACTGGTATACTAGATTACAGAATTACGTTGAGGGGACTTTCTCTACGGTCGCGCGTGACGCCACGTTATTAGTCAAAGATGGCGAGATAGTAGGTAATGTCGGCAGAATAAGGATAGCAACTAGTTTTCCAGAACTACTTAATAGTATTGAAGAATTGACTAGGCAAACGTATGACGTCACGTGGTGGGAAGTCAGAACACCTATTAGAGCACCGTATGTGCTTGCAAGAAATATTAATTTGACTAAACCCTACATATAG
- the twy1 gene encoding 4-demethylwyosine synthase TYW1 has product MIRRTVRLPVEAGETEPLTLVMSRLKNQKYHLIGSHSAVKKCLWVHNALTQGRFCYKCKFYGIESHRCIQFTPATLWCWNACLHCWRVRPQDLGLRDEDLMRLPSVDDPEVIADLAIEEHRRTVSGYRNVAPKIMWEEAMNPKHVAISLTGEPTLYPRLGELIEVFHGKGLTTFLVTRGIRPEVLASLEEEPTQLYVSLEAWSREMYNFFNKPLVSRGWEKTLETLELLPSFSSPTVLRITLIKGFNMSEEDVRGFAKLIDKASPTYIEPKAYMHVGGSTERLSRDNMPSMNEVLDFAGRLANETSYRVASYSIPSRVVLLTRLAGPIIRYGKGCPEAWRTEEVGDEFSGEYGVTDF; this is encoded by the coding sequence GTGATAAGGAGAACTGTAAGGCTACCTGTTGAGGCTGGGGAAACAGAGCCTCTTACTCTAGTTATGAGTAGGTTAAAAAACCAGAAATATCACTTAATAGGTTCTCACTCAGCTGTGAAGAAGTGTTTATGGGTTCATAACGCCTTAACTCAGGGCAGGTTTTGCTATAAGTGCAAGTTTTATGGAATAGAATCACATAGGTGTATACAGTTCACTCCAGCCACTCTCTGGTGCTGGAATGCATGTCTTCATTGCTGGAGGGTGAGGCCACAAGACCTGGGGTTAAGAGATGAAGACTTAATGAGGTTGCCTAGCGTAGACGACCCTGAAGTGATAGCAGACTTAGCCATAGAAGAACATCGAAGAACTGTTAGTGGCTACAGGAACGTGGCCCCTAAGATAATGTGGGAAGAAGCAATGAATCCAAAACACGTAGCTATTTCACTCACCGGCGAACCCACGTTATATCCCAGGTTGGGTGAGTTGATTGAGGTTTTCCACGGTAAGGGTCTGACCACGTTTTTAGTAACTAGAGGTATAAGACCTGAAGTGTTAGCGTCTCTTGAGGAAGAACCTACTCAGCTATACGTGTCTTTAGAGGCTTGGAGTAGAGAGATGTATAATTTCTTTAATAAGCCTCTAGTGAGTAGAGGCTGGGAGAAAACTCTAGAGACTTTAGAGCTACTGCCGTCTTTCTCATCACCTACAGTCTTAAGAATAACTTTAATCAAAGGATTTAACATGAGTGAGGAAGACGTCAGAGGGTTCGCCAAATTAATAGATAAGGCTTCACCAACCTACATAGAGCCAAAAGCTTACATGCACGTAGGCGGCTCTACTGAGAGATTAAGTAGAGATAATATGCCCTCGATGAATGAAGTCTTAGACTTCGCGGGAAGGCTGGCTAATGAGACAAGCTACAGAGTAGCGTCTTATTCTATACCTTCAAGAGTCGTGTTATTAACTAGGCTTGCAGGCCCTATAATAAGATACGGCAAGGGATGTCCTGAAGCCTGGAGAACCGAGGAAGTAGGTGACGAGTTCTCAGGCGAGTACGGAGTAACCGACTTCTAA
- a CDS encoding phosphoribosyltransferase, which yields MREVSMEVLYLPWSTALSMCYRLAEIILDSGEDFTTVVTISRGGLVPARIVSDVIGVDDFHVVRSRFWGVGGRILEEPEISYYGGIELKNKKVLIVDEVVDTGTTMSRIVRLVNGLGALKVKTAVLHYKTSSSFVPDYYVERVEKWVWIYYPWSFSETLFELARQEDENKILEKAFEILRKLNASELYLDPQRMSESLSAYLKRWEAGKRESG from the coding sequence TTGAGGGAGGTCTCAATGGAGGTTCTCTACCTGCCTTGGAGTACTGCCTTAAGCATGTGTTATAGGCTGGCTGAGATCATTCTTGACTCAGGAGAGGATTTCACCACCGTAGTAACTATATCTAGGGGTGGATTAGTTCCCGCACGCATAGTTAGTGACGTGATCGGGGTAGACGACTTTCACGTCGTGAGGTCTAGGTTTTGGGGCGTTGGCGGTAGGATACTAGAAGAGCCTGAAATTAGCTATTATGGTGGGATAGAACTCAAGAACAAGAAGGTCCTGATCGTTGATGAGGTGGTTGACACTGGAACTACGATGTCGAGAATAGTTAGGTTAGTTAATGGGTTAGGCGCTCTCAAGGTTAAGACTGCAGTACTACACTACAAAACTTCTAGTTCTTTCGTGCCTGACTACTACGTCGAACGTGTTGAGAAGTGGGTCTGGATATATTACCCGTGGTCTTTTAGCGAGACATTATTTGAGCTGGCTAGACAAGAAGACGAGAATAAAATACTTGAAAAAGCTTTCGAGATACTTAGAAAACTAAATGCTAGCGAGCTTTATTTAGATCCGCAGAGAATGAGTGAGTCTTTAAGCGCTTATTTGAAGAGATGGGAGGCGGGTAAGCGAGAGTCCGGCTAG
- the guaA gene encoding glutamine-hydrolyzing GMP synthase — MGGEFTGGILVIDLGGQYTHLISRRFRELGVYTSVVPYKSVDRTIILRSKALVLSGSPLSVSELEEVELKKFSELILGSNKPILGICFGHQLLAKLFGGTIEKKREFGRTKIKIVKRDPIFDGWNEFEHVWMSHNECVTSLSSLGEVLALTENECVAAFKVFHEGNVIYGVQFHPEVKHTVKGSQLLENFLKITGAERNWSLGNYVEYVTKEMMKEVGTNDKALIAVSGGVDSTVSALIAKRVFKDKLIAVFVNHGLLREGEVEEVLSNLRSLGIEPLYVNAEDRFLKLLEGVSDCEERRKLIGEEFVRIFKELIENDPEIKYFIQGTTYPDVIESGVVSGSRKIKTHHNVGGIPSWFKIKILEPLKYLYKDEVREVGKLLGIPEALLKRHPFPGPGLAVRIVGKFTKEKLEIVRKASKIVEDTLREYNLHDSVWQAFAVVGDDMWVGVKGDERDQGYILTIRIVESSDGMTADWARIPHEVLDIMSRRITSSLSKVTTVTYAITSKPPSTIEPC, encoded by the coding sequence GTGGGGGGAGAATTTACTGGCGGGATTCTTGTGATAGACTTAGGGGGCCAGTACACTCACTTAATATCTAGAAGGTTTAGAGAATTAGGAGTCTATACTAGTGTTGTTCCCTATAAGTCTGTAGATAGGACTATTATTTTAAGGTCTAAAGCCTTAGTCTTGTCAGGCAGTCCATTAAGTGTTAGTGAGCTTGAGGAAGTCGAGCTTAAAAAGTTTAGTGAATTAATCCTCGGTAGCAACAAGCCTATTCTCGGCATATGTTTTGGTCATCAATTATTGGCTAAGCTGTTTGGAGGCACTATAGAAAAGAAAAGAGAGTTTGGGCGTACCAAGATAAAAATAGTGAAGCGTGACCCCATATTTGATGGTTGGAATGAATTCGAGCATGTTTGGATGAGTCATAACGAGTGTGTTACTTCACTTTCTAGTCTAGGTGAGGTTCTCGCTTTAACAGAGAACGAGTGTGTTGCGGCTTTCAAGGTATTTCATGAAGGTAATGTGATTTATGGGGTTCAGTTCCACCCTGAGGTTAAGCATACTGTGAAGGGCTCGCAACTACTCGAGAACTTCCTCAAAATAACTGGTGCTGAGAGAAACTGGTCACTCGGTAATTACGTCGAATACGTGACTAAAGAAATGATGAAGGAGGTAGGAACCAATGATAAGGCGTTAATCGCTGTTAGTGGTGGTGTGGATTCTACCGTATCTGCCTTGATAGCTAAGAGAGTATTTAAAGATAAGTTAATTGCGGTTTTCGTTAATCACGGGCTTTTGAGAGAAGGTGAGGTAGAGGAAGTTTTAAGTAACTTAAGAAGCTTAGGTATAGAGCCGCTCTACGTAAACGCGGAAGATAGATTCTTAAAGCTCCTTGAAGGAGTTTCTGACTGCGAGGAGCGTAGGAAGCTAATAGGTGAAGAATTCGTCAGGATCTTTAAAGAATTAATCGAGAATGACCCAGAGATTAAGTACTTCATTCAGGGCACCACGTATCCGGATGTCATAGAGAGCGGTGTCGTGAGTGGCTCAAGAAAAATTAAAACGCATCATAATGTTGGGGGAATACCTTCTTGGTTTAAGATAAAGATACTTGAGCCGCTAAAGTACCTCTACAAAGATGAGGTTAGGGAGGTAGGGAAGCTCTTAGGCATTCCTGAAGCTCTACTGAAGAGACATCCTTTCCCAGGACCTGGTCTAGCTGTGAGGATTGTAGGGAAATTCACTAAAGAGAAGTTAGAGATAGTCAGGAAAGCTTCTAAGATAGTTGAGGATACGTTAAGAGAGTATAACCTTCACGACTCAGTATGGCAGGCCTTTGCAGTCGTTGGCGACGATATGTGGGTAGGAGTTAAAGGTGATGAGAGAGATCAAGGGTATATTCTGACGATAAGGATAGTGGAAAGCTCTGACGGGATGACGGCTGACTGGGCTCGAATACCTCACGAAGTTCTTGATATTATGTCTAGAAGAATAACTTCCAGCTTAAGTAAAGTCACTACTGTAACGTATGCTATAACGTCTAAGCCTCCCAGCACTATAGAGCCGTGTTGA
- a CDS encoding NAD(P)/FAD-dependent oxidoreductase — protein sequence MRDFDVAIVGGGPAGLMAALEIVSNAGSSLRVAIFDKGKKVTDRKCPLAIKTNNGNSHIPNNKAECLNCRVCSVTYGIGGAGALSSGTLNLRPDIGGDLDKLVNDWDYAEELVRYVDRIFVSFGVPEDTLYVPDKEKITLLERLAAKAGAKYIPTPQRIVGTDVMIRVIDNLSTYLEKKGVRIFTETSVAEVMKHDSNFKLSTSQGEFTARRILLAPGRGGITWFQKILKTLNIEYEPGPLDVGVRVEVPSYVTEDVTTINPDPKIVLYTKFYDDKVRTFCTNPRGFVVQEKYEDGTIGVNGVSYRNLKSRNTNFALLVTIKLTDPYSDATELGKSIARMATRVGVGKPIIQRLGDLEKGRRSTWERIERSIVTPTLKNVTPGDIGVVLPYRVIVNLLEAIKRLNILYPGLYSPQTILYAPEIKYYSLRVKADRNLQTSVEGIFVAGDGAGLSRGLNIAAATGVIAGRAILQSF from the coding sequence GTGAGGGACTTCGATGTAGCGATAGTTGGCGGAGGACCTGCGGGACTCATGGCCGCCCTAGAGATAGTGAGCAACGCAGGAAGTAGCTTGAGAGTAGCGATCTTCGATAAAGGAAAGAAAGTGACTGACAGGAAATGCCCGCTAGCCATCAAAACGAATAACGGGAACTCTCACATACCAAACAACAAAGCAGAGTGTCTTAACTGTAGAGTATGTAGCGTGACCTACGGTATAGGAGGTGCTGGCGCGTTAAGCAGCGGGACACTTAATTTAAGACCTGACATTGGGGGAGACTTAGACAAGCTAGTTAATGACTGGGATTACGCCGAGGAACTAGTAAGATACGTTGACAGGATCTTCGTATCTTTTGGAGTACCTGAAGACACTCTCTACGTGCCGGACAAAGAAAAAATAACTCTGCTTGAGAGGCTTGCTGCTAAAGCTGGTGCCAAATACATACCAACACCTCAAAGGATTGTAGGAACTGACGTCATGATTAGAGTCATTGATAACTTAAGTACCTACCTAGAAAAGAAGGGTGTGCGGATATTTACAGAGACAAGTGTTGCTGAGGTAATGAAGCATGATAGCAACTTCAAACTGAGTACTAGTCAGGGGGAGTTCACAGCTCGTAGAATTCTCTTAGCACCAGGTAGGGGAGGAATCACGTGGTTTCAGAAAATACTTAAGACTCTGAACATAGAGTACGAGCCAGGACCTCTAGACGTTGGTGTTAGAGTAGAGGTCCCCTCATACGTAACTGAAGACGTGACCACAATAAATCCAGACCCCAAGATAGTGCTTTACACGAAGTTTTACGACGATAAAGTCAGGACTTTCTGTACAAACCCTAGAGGATTCGTAGTACAAGAAAAATACGAAGACGGTACTATCGGAGTTAACGGGGTTAGCTATAGAAATCTGAAATCCAGAAATACTAACTTCGCTCTATTAGTCACGATAAAGCTTACTGACCCTTATTCTGACGCTACAGAGCTTGGCAAGTCTATAGCTAGGATGGCTACCCGAGTAGGTGTAGGTAAACCAATAATTCAGAGACTAGGTGACTTAGAGAAAGGTAGGAGGAGCACGTGGGAGAGGATAGAGAGAAGTATTGTGACACCTACTTTAAAGAATGTAACACCTGGAGATATAGGGGTTGTCCTCCCCTATAGGGTTATAGTTAACTTGCTCGAAGCTATCAAGAGACTGAATATCCTGTATCCAGGGCTTTACTCGCCACAAACGATACTCTACGCGCCTGAAATTAAATACTACAGCCTAAGAGTTAAAGCTGACAGAAACCTACAGACTAGCGTTGAAGGCATTTTCGTGGCTGGTGATGGAGCAGGACTCTCAAGAGGCTTAAACATAGCTGCTGCTACGGGGGTTATTGCTGGTAGAGCCATACTTCAGAGCTTTTAG
- a CDS encoding adenylosuccinate synthetase, which yields MLNVVVGGFFGDEGKGKVVAYLALNDEVSAAVRVGSVNAGHTVLWGGKEFKLRIIPSAFVNGSCKLYISAGSLIRLDVFFREVTTLGVAGRVFIDRNAGVIEDKHVEAEVRDEYLRNSIGSTLQGVGAAMVDRVMRRLKLAQDFPELEAYLVDLVDEVWKIINSGGSILIEGTQGTYLSLYHGTYPYVTSRDTTAAGILSEVGLGPKYVDEIIVVFKSYVTRVGGGPLPGELSIDEVISRGWMERASVTGRIRRAAPFDYNLAKRAVILNSATQVALTCLDKVFPSSARVREWSKLPPEAKRWIEDLEDAVKTPVTLIGTGDDVTHMIDRRKDLGVVT from the coding sequence GTGTTAAATGTAGTTGTTGGAGGGTTCTTCGGCGATGAGGGTAAGGGTAAGGTAGTTGCTTACCTAGCTCTCAACGATGAAGTGAGTGCGGCTGTGAGAGTAGGCTCTGTTAACGCGGGTCACACAGTACTTTGGGGTGGTAAGGAGTTTAAGTTGAGGATAATTCCTTCAGCGTTCGTCAACGGGAGTTGCAAGCTTTATATTAGTGCAGGGTCTTTAATCAGGCTTGACGTGTTTTTCAGAGAAGTTACTACTTTAGGTGTTGCGGGAAGAGTTTTTATAGACAGGAATGCTGGAGTCATAGAAGATAAGCACGTAGAGGCTGAAGTGAGAGACGAGTACCTTAGGAATTCCATAGGTTCTACTCTTCAGGGTGTTGGAGCAGCTATGGTTGACAGAGTAATGCGTAGACTAAAGCTTGCTCAAGACTTTCCTGAGTTAGAGGCTTACCTAGTAGACTTAGTTGATGAAGTTTGGAAAATCATTAACTCAGGAGGCAGTATATTGATTGAGGGTACTCAAGGCACTTACTTGTCGTTATATCACGGTACATACCCTTACGTAACTAGTAGAGACACTACAGCAGCAGGCATTTTATCAGAGGTTGGGTTAGGACCTAAGTACGTTGATGAGATAATCGTAGTTTTTAAGTCTTACGTTACTAGAGTTGGGGGCGGTCCTCTACCCGGTGAATTATCTATCGATGAAGTCATTAGTAGGGGCTGGATGGAGAGAGCCTCTGTCACAGGAAGAATAAGAAGAGCTGCCCCCTTCGACTACAACCTAGCTAAGAGAGCCGTAATACTTAACTCAGCTACTCAAGTAGCGCTCACGTGTCTTGACAAGGTTTTCCCGTCTTCGGCTAGGGTTAGGGAGTGGAGTAAACTACCTCCTGAAGCCAAAAGATGGATAGAAGACCTAGAGGACGCGGTGAAGACGCCGGTGACGCTCATAGGCACGGGGGATGACGTTACTCACATGATTGATAGGAGGAAAGACTTAGGTGTTGTGACGTGA
- a CDS encoding DUF2070 family protein, whose amino-acid sequence MSIERITRRYYRHLSLLPRRRFLVVIYVSLVFLIGIVNSGRFTAGDVLISIGTYFLLGSVLTFMYLPLMLTKLFNVKRVLGLSLVTFAISLIAEIILYRLTELRGLGLVVTSGFILIILSAFTSVRQALAVSLTIPILTLVLVNTVLLGQVLSRVQLVSALMVESVSVLLGILLIRYIDSRGRQLSGVSPIVALRAFLNTWFTGEPERLEKLFAHIGSQESIEVKAVIIKRESKPSIIMVFPRIHFGPFNNIGSSSFIHYVDSFAEPEFRVFTFHTAGSHEHNLASNKDAERIAHEILTKVRSSLSDSFEELMCEPYRTRLSDGWEALTLRGRDFIAPLILNKTLGNDDIPYDAWDYLSKHPKTPSNTMIVDAHSCKGDKIRELNSLKNLLDKVAETYECSEPSEFLVGYGEIRIPNTCVELCDTRVKTLTIRIKNKRYGIIYLYGNNVDKEFRAKLDNIIREKTDLSDFEIVTPDDHSCAASLKESPYEVVKECGGLIEAVLNSLNKASEDEAPASYKVVSLKLDNVRVMGDKVFTLIESLHVLAKKTEIGLLLIFTVLNTLLPSIYVIITSYMTLF is encoded by the coding sequence ATGAGCATCGAACGAATAACTAGAAGGTACTACAGACACTTGAGTCTACTGCCTCGGAGGAGGTTCTTAGTAGTCATATATGTTTCCCTGGTCTTCCTAATCGGCATTGTTAATTCAGGGCGCTTCACTGCAGGAGATGTTCTTATCTCTATAGGTACGTACTTCCTCTTAGGAAGTGTGTTGACTTTTATGTACTTACCCCTAATGCTCACTAAATTATTCAACGTTAAGAGAGTTCTTGGACTCTCTCTAGTCACCTTTGCTATCTCCTTAATCGCGGAAATAATTCTTTATAGACTTACTGAGTTGAGAGGGTTAGGTCTAGTAGTCACTTCAGGCTTTATACTCATAATCTTATCTGCTTTCACGAGCGTACGTCAGGCCTTAGCAGTTTCTCTAACAATACCCATCTTGACTCTTGTCTTAGTCAATACTGTACTGCTCGGGCAAGTATTAAGTCGTGTACAATTAGTTAGTGCTTTAATGGTTGAGTCAGTCTCTGTACTTTTAGGGATTCTGCTTATTCGATACATTGATAGCAGGGGGAGACAGTTAAGCGGTGTCTCGCCCATAGTAGCCTTAAGAGCTTTTCTCAACACGTGGTTTACTGGCGAGCCTGAAAGACTCGAGAAACTCTTTGCTCATATAGGGTCTCAAGAAAGTATAGAAGTCAAAGCCGTAATCATTAAGCGTGAGTCAAAGCCCAGCATAATCATGGTATTCCCGCGAATTCATTTCGGTCCCTTCAACAACATAGGTTCCTCTAGCTTCATACACTACGTTGACAGCTTCGCAGAGCCTGAGTTCAGAGTATTCACATTCCATACAGCAGGATCTCACGAGCATAACCTAGCTAGCAATAAAGATGCAGAGAGAATTGCTCACGAAATACTTACTAAAGTGAGGAGCTCTTTAAGTGACTCGTTTGAGGAACTCATGTGTGAACCTTACAGAACTAGATTAAGCGATGGTTGGGAGGCTCTTACTCTTCGAGGTAGAGACTTCATAGCGCCGCTCATACTTAATAAGACATTAGGTAACGATGACATACCTTACGATGCGTGGGACTACTTGAGCAAGCACCCTAAAACTCCCTCAAATACTATGATAGTTGACGCACACTCATGCAAGGGCGACAAAATCAGAGAACTCAACAGTCTTAAAAACCTTCTAGATAAGGTAGCCGAAACTTATGAGTGTTCAGAACCTAGTGAGTTTCTAGTGGGATACGGAGAAATCAGGATCCCTAATACTTGCGTAGAGTTGTGTGACACGAGAGTAAAGACTTTAACTATACGAATAAAGAATAAAAGGTACGGGATCATCTACCTCTACGGGAACAACGTAGATAAGGAATTTCGAGCTAAGCTAGACAACATAATTAGAGAGAAAACAGACCTGTCAGATTTTGAGATAGTAACGCCAGATGACCACTCGTGTGCTGCTTCATTAAAAGAGTCTCCGTACGAGGTAGTTAAAGAGTGTGGCGGGCTTATTGAAGCAGTATTAAACTCGCTTAATAAGGCTTCAGAAGATGAAGCGCCAGCTTCTTACAAGGTAGTGAGTCTCAAATTAGATAATGTGAGAGTAATGGGAGATAAGGTCTTCACGTTGATCGAGAGTCTTCACGTACTTGCTAAGAAGACAGAGATAGGGTTGCTTCTAATCTTCACGGTTCTCAACACTTTACTGCCATCAATATACGTAATTATAACGTCGTATATGACACTCTTTTAA
- a CDS encoding KaiC domain-containing protein, whose amino-acid sequence MVERVRSGIPGLDELLFGGVPKRSIVLISGGPGTGKTILSQQFLYFGLTYGEPGVLVTLEEHPIQIRREMSEFGWDIRKYEDDGFFAIVDAFTGGIGEAAKREKYVVKSVDDIGEFLDVVKQALKDTKAQRAVIDSVSTLYLTKPSIARSVLMQLKRVLSGLGVTTFLVSQVSVTERGFGGPGVEHAVDGIIRLDLDELDGVLTRSILIWKMRGTKHDMRRHPFEITDKGIIIYPDKIVKRREVIALEA is encoded by the coding sequence ATGGTCGAGAGAGTGAGGAGCGGTATTCCAGGTCTAGATGAGCTACTCTTTGGCGGAGTCCCGAAGAGAAGTATAGTCTTAATTTCAGGAGGTCCAGGAACTGGGAAAACTATTCTGAGTCAGCAATTCCTATATTTTGGACTGACTTACGGCGAGCCTGGTGTCTTAGTTACTTTAGAGGAGCACCCTATCCAGATTAGGAGAGAAATGAGTGAGTTTGGTTGGGATATAAGGAAGTACGAAGACGATGGTTTTTTCGCCATAGTAGACGCCTTCACGGGCGGGATAGGTGAGGCTGCTAAGAGGGAGAAGTACGTAGTTAAGAGTGTTGACGATATCGGAGAATTTCTAGACGTAGTTAAGCAAGCGTTGAAAGATACAAAGGCTCAGAGAGCCGTGATAGACTCTGTCTCAACACTATACTTAACTAAGCCTTCTATAGCTAGGAGTGTTTTGATGCAACTAAAGAGAGTTCTCTCAGGACTTGGCGTGACGACATTTCTAGTATCTCAAGTAAGTGTCACTGAGAGGGGGTTCGGAGGTCCGGGAGTTGAGCACGCCGTTGACGGAATAATAAGACTAGACCTAGACGAGCTAGACGGCGTCTTAACTAGGTCAATACTAATATGGAAGATGCGAGGAACTAAACATGACATGAGGAGACATCCTTTCGAAATAACAGATAAGGGCATAATAATATATCCAGACAAGATAGTTAAGAGAAGAGAAGTAATAGCTCTAGAAGCATGA